In a genomic window of Vigna angularis cultivar LongXiaoDou No.4 chromosome 6, ASM1680809v1, whole genome shotgun sequence:
- the LOC108341109 gene encoding phosphatidylinositol N-acetylglucosaminyltransferase subunit P, which translates to MESPHSVNSPRRTLSLSKQRRATVSFFDPDDKTSGFGLSGDHGPKPSEVYGFVGSITTVVATVIFFIWAYVPESWLQSAGISYYPSRYWALAVPTYVMVTIVLMLGFYIGLNFISTPSPSSLNTVFDEFSRDPSSNECSLEDEKPIDPISDIGLDRINDIMFNNAT; encoded by the exons ATGGAAAGTCCCCACTCTGTGAACAGTCCAAGAAGAACTCTCAGTCTGTCAAAGCAGCGGAGGGCAACTGTGTCCTTTTTTGACCCTGATGACAAAACCTCTGGCTTCGGATTGTCTGGCGATCATGGCCCTAAGCCTTCTGAAGTTTATGGTTTTGTAGGTTCTATTACCACTGTTGTTGCTACAG TTATTTTCTTCATATGGGCATATGTTCCAGAATCATGGCTACAATCTGCTGGCATATCGTACTATCCTAGCAG ATATTGGGCTTTAGCAGTACCAACATATGTGATGGTGACCATTGTTTTGATGCTGGGATTCTACATTGGTCTTAACTTCATTTCAACACCTTCGCCTTCTTCTTTAAACACAGTTTTTG ATGAATTCAGTAGAGATCCTTCGAGTAACGAGTGTTCTCTAGAAGATGAAAAGCCCATCGATCCCATTTCAGATATCGGCCTTGACAGAATCAATGATATTATGTTCAATAATGCAACCTAA